In Archangium violaceum, the following are encoded in one genomic region:
- a CDS encoding AMP-dependent synthetase/ligase gives MRAETQLATSTTPVGNLVELLLQRAQSPAKVAASWKTEGRWEDVAWGGILEDVKALSAGLLARGVKPGDRVAIFADTSLRWVMCDLAIAAARAITVPIYASNTPDEVRYILNHSEASFVFVDHDEKTPKQAGRATRLRQKLAECPGVREVVLFEGPVSGNAELTLADLLAQGRQAHEARPESFEERVRSVKMEDTCCIIYTSGTTGDPKGVLLTHGNWAYEANGVKGVGVMAPSDSVMMFLPLAHSFGKVVMAAWLSMGFRMVFAENTDKLLANLMETHPTILPAVPRVFEKVYNGVVTNGSSAPGLKGRLFRWALSLFDEYVEAKTQGREPPHVGLALARKLVFSKVRATLDEKLGGNMRLFVSGGAPLSRKIAWFFDLLGYKVVEGYGLTETSAATCVNPPEKIKIGTVGPPLPGTEVKIAPDGEILIRGPGVMKGYYKNDAATEADLEPDGWYHTGDIGEVDAEGYVRITDRKKDIIVTAGGKNVAPQNIENTLKTFPLISQAMVHGDKRKYLVALITVAEEPARKLLTDKGVTPGSYAELCRRPELHAAVQEILDKVNTELPSYSTLKRFVVMDSDFSQETGELTPSLKVKRKHVSLKFKALLDGLYEGDSPD, from the coding sequence ATGAGAGCGGAGACCCAGCTGGCCACCTCCACCACGCCCGTGGGCAACCTCGTCGAGTTGTTGCTGCAACGGGCCCAGTCTCCCGCCAAGGTCGCCGCGAGCTGGAAGACGGAGGGCCGCTGGGAGGACGTCGCCTGGGGAGGCATCCTCGAGGACGTGAAGGCGCTGTCCGCCGGGCTCCTCGCGCGAGGAGTGAAGCCGGGGGACCGGGTCGCCATCTTCGCGGACACCAGCCTCCGGTGGGTGATGTGTGATCTGGCCATCGCCGCGGCGCGGGCCATCACCGTCCCCATCTACGCGTCCAACACCCCGGATGAGGTCCGCTACATCCTCAACCACTCCGAGGCGTCGTTCGTCTTCGTGGACCATGACGAGAAGACGCCCAAGCAGGCCGGGCGCGCCACCCGCCTGCGGCAGAAGCTCGCCGAGTGTCCTGGCGTGCGCGAGGTGGTCCTCTTCGAGGGCCCGGTCTCCGGCAATGCGGAGCTGACGCTGGCGGACCTGCTGGCCCAGGGACGCCAGGCCCACGAGGCCCGGCCCGAGTCCTTCGAGGAGCGGGTGCGCTCCGTGAAGATGGAGGACACCTGCTGCATCATCTACACCTCCGGTACCACGGGGGACCCCAAGGGCGTGCTCCTCACCCACGGCAACTGGGCCTACGAGGCCAATGGGGTGAAGGGCGTCGGGGTGATGGCGCCCAGCGACTCGGTGATGATGTTCCTGCCCCTGGCGCACTCCTTCGGGAAGGTGGTGATGGCCGCCTGGCTGTCCATGGGCTTCCGGATGGTGTTCGCCGAGAACACGGACAAGCTGCTGGCCAACCTGATGGAGACGCACCCCACCATCCTCCCGGCGGTGCCGCGCGTCTTCGAGAAGGTCTACAACGGCGTGGTGACCAATGGCTCCTCGGCGCCGGGCTTGAAGGGCCGCCTGTTCCGCTGGGCCTTGTCGCTCTTCGACGAGTACGTGGAGGCGAAGACCCAGGGCCGTGAGCCGCCCCACGTGGGCCTCGCCCTGGCGCGCAAGCTGGTGTTCTCCAAGGTGCGCGCCACGCTCGACGAGAAGCTGGGGGGCAACATGCGCCTGTTCGTCTCCGGCGGCGCGCCGCTCTCCCGGAAGATCGCCTGGTTCTTCGATCTGCTCGGCTACAAGGTGGTGGAGGGCTACGGCCTCACCGAGACGTCGGCCGCCACCTGCGTCAACCCCCCGGAGAAGATCAAGATCGGCACCGTGGGCCCGCCACTGCCTGGCACCGAGGTGAAGATCGCCCCGGACGGGGAGATCCTCATTCGCGGCCCCGGAGTGATGAAGGGCTACTACAAGAACGATGCGGCCACCGAGGCGGATCTCGAGCCGGACGGCTGGTACCACACCGGGGACATCGGCGAGGTGGACGCGGAGGGCTACGTCCGCATCACGGATCGCAAGAAGGACATCATCGTCACCGCCGGCGGCAAGAACGTCGCGCCGCAGAACATCGAGAACACGCTCAAGACGTTCCCGCTCATCAGCCAGGCGATGGTGCACGGCGACAAGCGCAAGTACCTGGTGGCGCTCATCACCGTGGCCGAGGAGCCCGCGCGCAAGCTGCTCACCGACAAGGGCGTGACGCCCGGCTCCTACGCGGAGCTGTGCCGGCGGCCGGAGCTCCACGCCGCGGTGCAGGAGATCCTCGACAAGGTGAACACCGAGCTGCCGTCCTACAGCACGCTCAAGCGCTTCGTGGTGATGGACTCCGACTTCAGCCAGGAGACGGGCGAGCTCACGCCGAGCCTCAAGGTGAAGCGCAAGCACGTCAGCCTCAAGTTCAAGGCCCTGCTGGACGGCCTCTACGAGGGTGACTCGCCGGATTGA
- a CDS encoding tetratricopeptide repeat protein — protein sequence MRSISLALFVLLALPALAATPEELSAWDALYARRGDAAAVKQLDEALQKALAATPEDYEVLWRAARLRQWQADGTSDSKAKKSLGKQTWELGDRARKVAPERVEGQYFAALGIGGYSQAVGIVTALGEGLEGKYNERLDAALKIDPMYERGGPLLAKGRYYYELPWPKRDLKKSASFYQKAIAKHPEQLRAWLFLAETLLADGEEKQAHEAILKVTQGSVGYDPAEGQRVQGWAKKVQAAIEEELK from the coding sequence ATGCGCTCGATTTCACTTGCCCTTTTCGTGCTGCTGGCCCTGCCAGCGCTGGCCGCGACCCCGGAAGAGCTGTCCGCGTGGGATGCCCTGTACGCCCGTCGTGGCGATGCCGCCGCGGTGAAGCAGTTGGACGAAGCCCTGCAGAAGGCGCTCGCGGCCACGCCCGAGGACTACGAGGTGCTGTGGCGCGCGGCCCGGCTCCGTCAGTGGCAGGCGGACGGCACCTCGGACTCGAAGGCGAAGAAGAGCCTGGGTAAGCAGACGTGGGAGCTCGGTGATCGCGCCCGGAAGGTGGCGCCGGAGCGCGTCGAGGGCCAGTACTTCGCGGCCCTGGGCATCGGCGGCTACTCGCAGGCGGTGGGCATCGTCACGGCGCTCGGCGAGGGCCTGGAGGGTAAGTACAACGAGCGCCTGGACGCCGCGCTGAAGATCGACCCGATGTACGAGCGTGGAGGACCTCTTCTGGCCAAGGGGCGTTATTACTATGAGCTGCCGTGGCCCAAGAGGGACTTGAAGAAGTCCGCCTCTTTCTACCAGAAGGCCATCGCGAAACACCCCGAGCAGCTTCGGGCCTGGCTGTTCCTGGCCGAGACGCTGCTCGCCGATGGCGAGGAGAAGCAGGCGCACGAGGCCATCCTCAAGGTGACCCAGGGCAGCGTGGGGTACGACCCGGCCGAGGGTCAACGCGTCCAGGGATGGGCGAAGAAGGTCCAGGCCGCCATTGAGGAGGAGCTCAAATGA
- a CDS encoding sigma-70 family RNA polymerase sigma factor, producing MANRTMKFGAEGLSHYLRHLGDHSQLTREQEYELAGRARKGDEAARQTLATSNLAFVVAVAKKFANRGARLDDLIQEGNVGLMKAIEHFDPKKNVRFATYAVWWIRAYITRYLKDNRSQVRGGEAERGSMTDFSLDASIDEEGETTFLDRLEDGGPSPAEIFLGREQTEEVQEALAKVRKRIGDLGWDILQERLTQDKPRTLEELGQRWGVSRERVRQVELKTKNFLERYLAAFNQDEEQQASSADAA from the coding sequence ATGGCGAACAGGACGATGAAGTTTGGAGCCGAGGGCCTGTCGCACTACCTGCGCCATCTCGGGGATCACTCGCAGCTGACCCGAGAGCAGGAGTACGAGCTGGCCGGGCGTGCCCGCAAGGGTGATGAGGCGGCGCGACAGACGCTCGCGACGTCCAACCTGGCCTTCGTGGTGGCGGTGGCGAAGAAATTCGCCAACCGCGGAGCCCGGCTGGATGACCTCATCCAGGAAGGCAATGTGGGTCTGATGAAGGCGATCGAGCACTTCGACCCGAAGAAGAACGTGCGCTTCGCCACCTATGCGGTGTGGTGGATTCGCGCCTACATCACCCGCTACCTGAAGGACAACCGCAGCCAGGTGCGTGGCGGCGAGGCCGAGCGGGGCAGCATGACGGACTTCTCGCTCGACGCGAGCATCGACGAGGAAGGCGAGACGACCTTCCTGGATCGGCTCGAGGACGGCGGCCCGTCTCCCGCGGAGATCTTCCTGGGCCGCGAGCAGACCGAGGAGGTTCAGGAGGCGCTGGCCAAGGTGCGCAAGCGCATTGGCGACCTGGGCTGGGACATCCTTCAGGAGCGGCTCACGCAGGACAAGCCGCGCACGCTGGAGGAGCTGGGCCAGCGCTGGGGCGTGTCGCGCGAGCGCGTGCGGCAGGTGGAGCTCAAGACGAAGAACTTCCTCGAGCGCTACCTGGCGGCCTTCAACCAGGACGAGGAGCAGCAGGCCTCCTCGGCGGACGCGGCCTGA
- a CDS encoding FAD-binding oxidoreductase has translation MTLPSERTFPRPDPSLLERAHAALVEVLSPGQVRRDESSRENYSKDESDSGVFPPDLVVFPEDTAQVSAVFRTCQSLGVPFTPCGARSGKSGGSLPLMGGVVVSLERMNRILGVSVEDLTAVVQPGVITGDLMKAVEEQGLFYPPDPNSWEFCTMGGNVAENAGGPRALKYGVTRDYVIGLEWVLPSGEVLRLGRRTIKGVAGYDLVGLFVGSEGTLGVATEITVQLIPKPRYVKTALVIFDSVHTAARAISAVLAAGILPRTLELIDEVALQAVDGRGFNFPPGAGSAVIAEVDGNVEDGLFAELGQLGEICERHGATEVLVAQDESQREKLWAARRVVSRALRALRPHKVSEDIVVPRSRIPDIIQALKAMGGELGLLVATYGHAGDGNLHANILYEGPHQRALVETAIQRMLELTVSMGGTITGEHGVGHAKREYLAMEQPEPVLELQRQLKRFFDPSGMLNPEKIFPAPKRS, from the coding sequence ATGACGCTGCCCTCGGAGCGGACCTTCCCCCGGCCCGACCCCTCGCTCCTGGAGCGCGCGCACGCGGCGCTGGTGGAGGTGCTCTCGCCCGGCCAGGTGCGCCGCGACGAGTCCTCGCGGGAGAACTACTCCAAGGACGAGTCCGACAGCGGCGTCTTCCCGCCGGATCTCGTGGTGTTTCCGGAGGACACCGCCCAGGTGTCGGCCGTCTTCCGGACGTGCCAGTCGCTGGGGGTGCCCTTCACGCCCTGTGGGGCGCGCAGCGGCAAGAGCGGCGGCTCGCTGCCCTTGATGGGGGGCGTGGTGGTGAGCCTGGAGCGGATGAACCGCATCCTGGGTGTGTCGGTGGAGGACCTCACCGCCGTGGTGCAGCCGGGCGTCATCACGGGAGACCTGATGAAGGCCGTGGAGGAGCAGGGGCTCTTCTACCCGCCGGATCCGAACTCGTGGGAGTTCTGCACCATGGGGGGCAACGTGGCGGAGAACGCCGGTGGCCCCCGGGCGCTCAAGTACGGTGTGACGCGCGACTACGTCATCGGCCTGGAGTGGGTGCTGCCGAGCGGCGAGGTGCTCCGCCTGGGCCGCCGCACCATCAAGGGCGTGGCCGGCTATGACCTGGTGGGCCTCTTCGTGGGCTCCGAGGGCACGCTCGGCGTGGCCACGGAGATCACCGTCCAGCTCATTCCCAAGCCCCGGTACGTGAAGACGGCCCTGGTCATTTTCGACTCGGTGCACACCGCCGCACGTGCCATCTCCGCCGTGCTGGCCGCCGGAATCCTTCCCCGCACGTTGGAGCTCATCGACGAGGTGGCGCTCCAGGCCGTGGATGGTCGGGGTTTCAACTTCCCGCCGGGTGCCGGCTCGGCCGTCATCGCCGAGGTGGATGGGAACGTGGAGGACGGCTTGTTCGCGGAGCTCGGCCAGCTCGGGGAGATCTGCGAGCGGCACGGTGCCACGGAAGTCCTCGTGGCCCAGGACGAGTCCCAGCGCGAGAAGCTCTGGGCGGCCCGCCGGGTGGTCTCGAGGGCCCTGCGCGCGCTCCGCCCGCACAAAGTCTCCGAGGACATCGTGGTACCCCGGTCCCGTATTCCCGACATCATCCAGGCGCTCAAGGCGATGGGCGGAGAGCTCGGCCTGCTGGTGGCCACGTACGGTCACGCCGGGGACGGAAACCTGCACGCCAACATCCTCTATGAGGGCCCGCACCAGCGCGCCCTGGTGGAGACCGCCATCCAGCGCATGCTGGAGCTCACCGTCTCCATGGGCGGCACCATCACGGGCGAGCACGGAGTGGGACATGCCAAGCGGGAATATCTGGCGATGGAGCAGCCCGAGCCCGTGCTGGAGCTTCAGCGCCAATTGAAGCGCTTCTTCGATCCTTCAGGGATGTTGAACCCCGAGAAAATCTTTCCCGCGCCCAAGCGTTCTTGA
- the folE gene encoding GTP cyclohydrolase I has protein sequence MAAAIQDFLRAAGLRQEGDPNLMGTPERVAEAWTEEFLDGYGRTAEEALGETFPAPPGSSGELVVVTDLRFHSMCPHHLLPLEGRAHVAYMPAKRVVGFGRLSALVDCFAHRLILQEDLAREVASSLARVLQSPATACIIEAEQACLRIRGDRQRDARTHAEAYEGQLRKDGALRRELWARLGARR, from the coding sequence ATGGCCGCCGCCATCCAGGACTTCCTGCGCGCCGCCGGCCTGCGGCAGGAGGGCGACCCCAACCTGATGGGGACTCCGGAGCGGGTGGCCGAGGCCTGGACGGAGGAGTTCCTCGACGGCTACGGGCGCACGGCGGAGGAGGCGCTGGGGGAGACGTTCCCGGCACCTCCGGGCTCGTCCGGGGAGCTGGTGGTGGTGACGGACCTGCGCTTCCACTCCATGTGCCCGCACCACCTGCTGCCCCTGGAGGGCCGGGCGCACGTGGCCTACATGCCGGCGAAGAGGGTGGTGGGCTTCGGCCGGTTGAGCGCGCTGGTGGACTGCTTCGCGCACCGGCTCATCCTCCAGGAGGATCTGGCACGCGAGGTGGCCTCGTCGCTGGCGCGCGTGCTGCAGAGCCCCGCCACCGCCTGCATCATCGAGGCGGAGCAGGCGTGCCTGCGCATCCGGGGAGATCGGCAGCGGGATGCCCGCACCCACGCGGAGGCCTACGAGGGCCAGTTGCGCAAGGACGGAGCGCTGCGCCGCGAGCTGTGGGCGCGGTTGGGAGCGAGGAGATGA
- a CDS encoding Rieske (2Fe-2S) protein: MDGHADEHFIPVARLAQLDERGRAVVRVGEEWVALVRVDGRLHAVQQACPHRGGPLSEGDQDGCLLYCPLHAWAFDVRTGDSPTHPGARVRIYAVRVIGDEIQVAASGRLPAP, translated from the coding sequence ATGGACGGACACGCCGACGAGCACTTCATTCCCGTGGCACGTCTGGCTCAGCTGGATGAGCGGGGCCGGGCGGTGGTGAGGGTAGGGGAGGAGTGGGTGGCCCTGGTCCGGGTCGACGGACGGTTGCATGCGGTGCAGCAGGCCTGCCCTCACCGGGGAGGACCCCTGTCGGAGGGGGATCAGGACGGGTGCCTCCTCTATTGCCCCCTGCATGCCTGGGCCTTCGACGTCCGCACCGGCGACAGCCCCACGCATCCCGGCGCGCGGGTGCGCATCTACGCTGTACGTGTCATCGGAGACGAGATTCAGGTGGCGGCTTCGGGTAGGTTGCCCGCCCCCTGA
- a CDS encoding zinc-regulated TonB-dependent outer membrane receptor: MSPTSRRLAGLAVCLSFCLSPSASAQTSPDAGTPSGSSDAGTSPEETSPDTGVSAEDLKALEEALGQDAAAAAQSGASASTPAPSPSSGVTISPTNINIRGLELSFVLDVAGAAFTSKEPLQTGGHDPTGSGFNFQQLEMSLNTAVDPYFRFTGNIVFSQFGVEVEEAYATTTSLPANLQLRAGQFLTRFGRLNPTHPHAWDFVDQPFSIGRVFGGEGNRGLGVEASWLTPLPWYVEVIGSVTDASGEGTARSFLGSSGSGVTSPFDFQFTGTVKQFFPLSDDLSLMWGLSGANGPNPTGYHNRTDVLGTDVYLKYRPISGGSTTMVTLQGELFYRRRQVPQDVLSDFNGYGQVLWRFAQRWATAARYEFGSPALTRGGLVTDDPLDPEWTDDRQRISANLTFWPTEFSRLRLQGATDLASWRERPDYSVFLALEVVMGAHGAHAF; encoded by the coding sequence GTGTCCCCCACATCGCGCCGGCTCGCCGGCCTCGCCGTCTGCCTGTCGTTCTGTCTCTCCCCGTCCGCATCGGCCCAGACGTCGCCCGACGCGGGCACCCCTTCCGGGTCCTCCGACGCGGGCACGTCGCCCGAGGAGACCTCGCCGGACACGGGTGTCTCCGCCGAGGATCTGAAGGCGCTCGAGGAGGCGCTCGGGCAGGACGCCGCCGCGGCCGCGCAGTCCGGTGCCTCGGCCAGCACCCCGGCCCCATCGCCCTCCAGCGGCGTCACGATCAGCCCGACGAACATCAACATCCGGGGGCTGGAGCTGTCCTTCGTGCTGGACGTGGCGGGCGCCGCCTTCACCTCGAAGGAGCCCCTGCAGACGGGCGGGCATGATCCCACCGGCAGCGGCTTCAACTTCCAGCAGCTGGAGATGTCGCTCAACACGGCGGTGGACCCGTACTTCCGCTTCACCGGCAACATCGTCTTCAGCCAGTTCGGCGTCGAGGTGGAGGAGGCCTACGCCACCACCACCTCCCTGCCCGCCAACCTCCAACTGCGCGCCGGCCAGTTCCTCACCCGCTTCGGCCGGCTCAACCCCACGCACCCGCACGCGTGGGACTTCGTGGATCAGCCCTTCTCCATCGGCCGCGTCTTCGGTGGCGAGGGCAACCGCGGGCTGGGCGTGGAGGCCTCCTGGCTCACCCCGCTGCCCTGGTACGTGGAGGTGATCGGCTCGGTCACCGACGCCAGCGGCGAGGGCACCGCGCGCAGCTTCCTCGGCTCCTCGGGCAGCGGCGTCACCTCGCCCTTCGACTTCCAGTTCACCGGCACGGTGAAGCAGTTCTTCCCGCTGTCGGATGACCTGTCGCTGATGTGGGGCCTGTCGGGCGCCAATGGCCCCAACCCCACCGGCTACCACAACCGCACCGACGTCCTCGGCACGGACGTGTACCTCAAGTACCGGCCCATCTCCGGCGGCAGCACCACGATGGTGACCCTCCAGGGCGAGCTCTTCTACCGGCGCCGGCAGGTCCCCCAGGACGTGCTGTCGGACTTCAACGGGTATGGCCAGGTGCTCTGGCGCTTCGCCCAGCGCTGGGCCACCGCCGCGCGCTACGAGTTCGGCAGCCCGGCGCTCACCCGGGGCGGGCTCGTCACGGATGATCCGCTCGATCCCGAGTGGACCGACGACCGCCAGCGCATCTCCGCCAACCTCACCTTCTGGCCCACCGAGTTCTCCCGCCTGCGCCTGCAGGGCGCCACCGACCTCGCCAGCTGGCGCGAACGCCCGGACTACTCGGTCTTCCTCGCACTCGAAGTGGTGATGGGCGCGCACGGCGCCCACGCCTTCTGA
- a CDS encoding metal ABC transporter substrate-binding protein yields the protein MSPSRWIAALSAALCVLLSFPARADLKVVTSVPDLAALVKAVGGDKVQVTSLALSTQDPHFVDAKPNLALDLNRADLLLAIGMELEIGWLPTLQNGARNERILTGNNGYLDVSQFARKLEAPTTPVDRSQGDVHPGGNPHFLYDPRAGLAVATGIADRMISLDPKNADTYRANLAKFSTELEQARAGWEKRLAGMKGVPVIAYHRTTAYLADWTGFQTIAYLEPKPGIPPNPAHVAQVLGMGRQKKARMVLQEEYYPATTSKQLSKLLPAPLVVLPGGTNFRGGQTYLQRLEEIVTRLENGLKGQGT from the coding sequence ATGAGTCCCTCTCGATGGATCGCGGCCCTGAGCGCCGCCCTCTGCGTCCTCCTCTCCTTCCCCGCGCGTGCCGACCTGAAGGTGGTGACGTCCGTGCCGGACCTCGCCGCGCTCGTCAAGGCGGTGGGCGGCGACAAGGTGCAGGTCACCTCGCTGGCCCTGTCCACGCAGGATCCGCACTTCGTGGACGCCAAGCCCAACCTCGCCCTGGATCTCAACCGGGCGGACCTGCTGCTCGCCATCGGCATGGAGCTGGAGATCGGCTGGCTGCCCACGCTCCAGAACGGCGCCCGCAACGAGCGCATCCTCACGGGCAACAACGGCTACCTGGACGTGTCCCAGTTCGCGCGCAAGCTGGAGGCCCCCACCACGCCGGTGGACCGCAGCCAGGGCGACGTGCACCCGGGCGGCAACCCGCACTTCCTCTATGACCCGCGCGCGGGCCTGGCGGTGGCCACGGGCATCGCCGACCGGATGATCTCCCTGGATCCGAAGAACGCGGACACCTACCGCGCCAATCTGGCGAAGTTCTCCACCGAGTTGGAGCAGGCGCGCGCTGGCTGGGAGAAGCGCCTGGCCGGGATGAAGGGCGTGCCCGTCATCGCCTACCACCGGACGACGGCGTACCTGGCGGACTGGACGGGCTTCCAGACCATCGCCTACCTCGAGCCCAAGCCCGGCATCCCGCCCAACCCCGCCCACGTGGCCCAGGTGCTGGGAATGGGGCGGCAGAAGAAGGCCCGGATGGTCCTCCAGGAGGAGTACTACCCCGCCACCACCAGCAAGCAGCTGTCGAAGCTCCTCCCCGCGCCGCTCGTCGTCCTCCCCGGCGGTACCAACTTCCGTGGCGGACAGACGTACCTCCAGCGCCTCGAGGAGATCGTCACGCGCCTGGAGAACGGCCTGAAGGGACAGGGGACCTGA
- a CDS encoding metal ABC transporter ATP-binding protein, translating into MLLCCEDLVVGYNGKPLLPAISLQIRRGTFLSVIGRNGSGKSTWFKTLLGMLPPVSGSVARTSEHVKSAYVPQTSGIDALLPVRSRELVQWGRLSGWNFLWPFPKKQDRAVVESALDSAGARPIANRPYRDLSGGQKQRALLARVLATEADLVLLDEPTASMDAVAERETMQRLAELARGPRRLAVVVVSHDLQMAADFCDQFLFVDKDGPAIVLGDANTVFCHPAFRHKYGDDYCPTHNPVHPR; encoded by the coding sequence CTGCTGCTGTGCTGTGAGGACCTGGTCGTCGGCTACAACGGCAAGCCGCTGCTGCCGGCCATCAGCCTGCAGATCCGCCGAGGCACCTTCCTGTCCGTCATCGGCCGCAACGGCTCGGGCAAGAGCACCTGGTTCAAGACGCTGCTCGGCATGCTGCCGCCCGTCTCCGGCAGCGTGGCCCGCACCAGCGAGCACGTGAAGAGCGCCTACGTGCCGCAGACCTCCGGCATCGACGCGCTGCTGCCGGTGCGCTCGCGCGAGCTGGTGCAGTGGGGGCGGCTGTCCGGGTGGAACTTCCTGTGGCCCTTCCCCAAGAAGCAGGATCGGGCGGTGGTGGAGTCGGCGCTGGACTCGGCCGGAGCGCGGCCCATCGCCAACCGGCCCTACCGCGACCTGTCCGGAGGCCAGAAGCAGCGGGCCCTGCTGGCACGGGTGCTGGCCACCGAGGCGGACCTGGTGCTGCTGGACGAGCCCACCGCCTCCATGGACGCCGTGGCCGAGCGCGAGACCATGCAGCGGCTGGCGGAGCTGGCGCGCGGGCCCCGGCGGCTCGCGGTGGTGGTGGTGAGCCACGACCTGCAGATGGCCGCCGACTTCTGCGACCAGTTCCTCTTCGTGGACAAGGACGGCCCCGCCATCGTTCTGGGGGACGCGAACACGGTCTTCTGCCATCCTGCGTTCCGCCACAAGTACGGCGACGACTACTGCCCCACCCACAACCCCGTCCACCCTCGATAG
- a CDS encoding metal ABC transporter permease, translating into MDPQLAETSTWAQFWDAYELFRDPMLCALIAGCALGFLSVYVVLRRMVFVSAAVTQSAGLGVALAFFAQIHVGVPIEPTLGAVGMALVATMLLMTDPSRLRLTHESMLGLAYALTGGAAILVGDRISQEAHDIQGILFGTAVLVERPQLIAVTVVGTTTLFLHLWWFRGLTFASFDRTGAMVQGLPVRMLDAVVMISIGLMVGVSARALGALPVFAFSTLSAIAALMLDLRLPWTFLLATLAGAISGLGGYLFAYFYNFPVGGSQTVLASALVVLAMIVRALRQLFTHGTSS; encoded by the coding sequence TTGGATCCGCAGCTCGCCGAGACCTCCACCTGGGCACAGTTCTGGGATGCATACGAGCTGTTCAGGGACCCCATGCTCTGCGCCCTCATCGCCGGGTGCGCGCTGGGGTTCCTCAGCGTGTACGTGGTGCTGCGGCGCATGGTGTTCGTCAGTGCCGCCGTGACGCAGTCGGCCGGCCTGGGCGTGGCGCTGGCCTTCTTCGCGCAGATCCATGTGGGCGTCCCCATCGAGCCCACCCTGGGCGCGGTGGGCATGGCGCTGGTGGCCACGATGCTGCTGATGACGGATCCCTCCCGGCTGCGGCTCACGCACGAGAGCATGCTGGGCCTGGCCTACGCGCTCACGGGTGGCGCGGCCATCCTGGTGGGAGACCGCATCTCCCAGGAGGCCCATGACATCCAGGGCATCCTCTTCGGCACGGCGGTGCTGGTGGAGCGGCCCCAGCTCATCGCGGTGACCGTGGTGGGCACCACCACCCTCTTCCTCCACCTGTGGTGGTTCCGAGGCCTCACCTTCGCCAGCTTCGACCGCACCGGGGCCATGGTGCAGGGGCTGCCGGTGCGGATGCTCGACGCGGTGGTGATGATCTCCATCGGCCTCATGGTGGGCGTGTCGGCGCGGGCCCTGGGCGCACTGCCGGTGTTCGCCTTCTCCACCCTGTCGGCCATCGCCGCGCTGATGTTGGATCTGCGGCTGCCGTGGACCTTCCTGCTGGCCACGCTCGCCGGAGCCATCTCCGGCCTGGGCGGCTACCTCTTCGCCTACTTCTACAACTTCCCCGTGGGCGGCTCGCAGACGGTGCTCGCGAGCGCGCTGGTGGTGCTCGCGATGATCGTGCGGGCCCTGCGCCAGCTCTTCACGCACGGCACGTCCAGCTGA